The genomic interval CCCAGCTCCCAGAAGCCCAGCGAGCGTTGCTCATCCACGGTGTAGAGCAGGTAGTGGGCTCGGGCACGTCCCGTCACGTGCAGGCGCCGCAAGGGCTGCCAGCGCAGTCCCGCCACCAGTCCAGGGGAGAACATGGCGTACTTCTGGTCGGGATAGGCCTCATCCGCGAAGTCGCGCCGCATCACGAGGTACGCCATTCGCACGCCGACGAAGGGGGCAATGCTGCCTCGCGGCCACTCGGACGTGAGCGTCGTGCCCAGCCCCATCACCGAGTACTTGTAGGCGGGGCCACTCAGCGTGGGCAGTGCGAGCAACGCCTGCTTCCCACCCAACGCCACGTCCACGCCCCACACCCAGTCCCGGCGGAAGTAGTCATGAAGCTGCGCCTCCGCGCCCAACATCCCCACCGACAGGAACAGCGAATCGCGCGTGGGGGCGTCGAAGAAGGACTGCATTCCACCGGAGAGGCCCACCGTCCACCACGCGCCTTCCACGGAGGCCACGCCCTTCACAGGGTCGTCGGAGAAGGGCGCATCCCTCAGCCGCGCCTCCTCCAGCACCACCTGCTGGCCGCGCGCCACCTCCACCTCGCCGATGCGCAACCGGTCAGAGAGCCGCCGCTTCACGCGGTACGTGCCAGGGGCCAGCGCCACGCGACGCTCCAGTTCGGGCGCCTTGTCCAGCTCCGCCACCACCATCCCCGCCGAGTCCACGAAGTAGTACGTGCCCGCCGGAGCAAGGCCCGGCACCACCAGGCCATCACCCGCCGCGCGCAGGTCCGTCAACACCAGGTCGCCGTTGCCCGCGAGGTCGTAGCTGAACGTCGGGTGCTGCGCGCCTCCGCTGCTCGCTGCTGTGTCCGCAACGGTGCGGGCGTACGCATGGGAGTACGCCTCGAACAACGTCACCCGCCCATCGCCGCTGCGGTCCGCGTCGCCGAGCAGCCCGCTGGCCAGATGGTGCGAGAAGTAGCTGCCGCCGAGCGCGTCCGACTCCTGCGAGTCTTCATCCGCCGCGCTCGAGGTGAGGATGACCAGTCCGCGGGAGTCACGCTCCGCGCCCGATTCGATTTGAAAGGCGGGGGCCTTGCGCGCGCCCTTGGTGCGCGTCAGCGCGCCGGAGCGGCATGAGTCGAGAATCGCGATGCGGATGTCCGCGGACGTACTCGCCAGCCGCTTTCGCAGGTCCTCGAAGCCCACGCGGGAGTTGCCCAGCCGCAGCGTGCCGTCCTTCGCGTGGCCCGAATAGTAGACGAGCAGCGCGGTGCGCTCGCCCCGTGCGCGAGCCTCCCGCGCGCGCGATTCCAGCTCCGTCAGCGCGGCGAGGAAGTCCTTCGAGGACTCGTTGAGCAGCAGCTTCGCATCACCGGGCGCCACGCCTCCCAGCCGCGACAGCAACGCGTGCATCTTCCTCGCGTCGTCGCGGGCGAAGCGCAGGGGACGGGTGTCAGCGCCCCCTTCGTCATTGCCCACCACCAGCGCGAAGCGGCGCAGCCCCTCCGCCCTCGCGCCCGAGGCCACGAGCAACAGGATGGCGGCCACCGCGCGCCAGAACGAAAGCAGGGGAGGGCTCATGGCTTGAGCAGCACCCAGTGCGTCTGCGCGCCGGGCACCGCGAGCGAGGGCATCCGCGCCACGTCGCCATTGGCGGAGGCGAAGGCACGCCGGGCCGCGTCCACGAGGGACTC from Myxococcus stipitatus carries:
- a CDS encoding caspase family protein: MSPPLLSFWRAVAAILLLVASGARAEGLRRFALVVGNDEGGADTRPLRFARDDARKMHALLSRLGGVAPGDAKLLLNESSKDFLAALTELESRAREARARGERTALLVYYSGHAKDGTLRLGNSRVGFEDLRKRLASTSADIRIAILDSCRSGALTRTKGARKAPAFQIESGAERDSRGLVILTSSAADEDSQESDALGGSYFSHHLASGLLGDADRSGDGRVTLFEAYSHAYARTVADTAASSGGAQHPTFSYDLAGNGDLVLTDLRAAGDGLVVPGLAPAGTYYFVDSAGMVVAELDKAPELERRVALAPGTYRVKRRLSDRLRIGEVEVARGQQVVLEEARLRDAPFSDDPVKGVASVEGAWWTVGLSGGMQSFFDAPTRDSLFLSVGMLGAEAQLHDYFRRDWVWGVDVALGGKQALLALPTLSGPAYKYSVMGLGTTLTSEWPRGSIAPFVGVRMAYLVMRRDFADEAYPDQKYAMFSPGLVAGLRWQPLRRLHVTGRARAHYLLYTVDEQRSLGFWELGALVTFQP